A single region of the Nicotiana sylvestris chromosome 6, ASM39365v2, whole genome shotgun sequence genome encodes:
- the LOC104228056 gene encoding GDSL esterase/lipase At3g27950-like: MKLVRIIVLSGILYLRLVFGEINKEEACGFPAIYNFGDSNSDTGGKSAAFHEVQPPNGETFFRKPFGRVCDGRLIVDLIADRLDLPYLSAYLDSIGADFRNGANFATVGSSILPGGYSPFYLGVQISQFLQFKKRTILLSNLTITNSKRFSSKVNIPKPDDFSKAIYTFDIGQNDLSYGFQHTHEAQVRASIPQILDNFTHAIHQLYTEGARNFWIHNTGPIGCLPYSVISYPLKPQGLDATGCIESQNEVAREFNKQLKDKISHLRKELTYSAITYVDIYSAKYKLISTAKKQGFGDPMKFCCGWYNNGYEVACGQTTVVNRTEYGKACSDPTKYISWDGIHYTDAANVWLANSILNGSFSDPPVPVEQSCTHLSTRV; this comes from the exons ATGAAATTAGTAAGAATAATAGTGTTAAgtgggatattatacttgagatTGGTTTTTGGAGAAATTAATAAAGAAGAAGCGTGTGGATTTCCAGCCATATATAACTTTGGTGATTCGAATTCGGACACAGGTGGAAAATCAGCAGCTTTTCATGAGGTGCAGCCACCCAATGGTGAGACTTTCTTTCGCAAACCTTTTGGAAGGGTATGCGACGGTCGTCTTATCGTTGACCTCATAG CGGACAGGTTGGATTTACCGTACTTGAGTGCGTATTTAGATTCAATTGGTGCAGATTTTAGAAATGGTGCTAATTTTGCAACAGTTGGTTCATCTATCCTACCTGGTGGTTACAGTCCTTTTTACCTTGGTGTTCAGATTTCTCAGTTTTTACAATTCAAGAAACGTACTATTTTGCTCAGTAATTTAACAA TTACAAACTCGAAGCGGTTTTCGTCAAAAGTGAATATTCCAAAGCCAgatgatttttcaaaggcaatttACACATTTGACATTGGACAGAACGACCTTTCCTATGGTTTTCAACATACACACGAAGCACAAGTCCGAGCATCTATTCCACAAATCCTAGACAACTTTACTCATGCCATACAT CAACTTTACACTGAAGGGGCTCGGAATTTCTGGATCCATAATACTGGACCTATTGGATGTTTGCCTTATAGTGTGATATCTTACCCATTGAAGCCTCAGGGCTTGGATGCCACTGGATGCATAGAGAGCCAAAATGAGGTGGCTCGAGAATTCAACAAGCAGCTCAAGGACAAGATATCACACTTAAGAAAGGAGCTCACTTATTCTGCAATTACTTATGTTGACATTTATTCAGCTAAGTATAAACTAATTAGCACTGCCAAGAAACAAG GTTTTGGGGATCCAATGAAATTCTGCTGTGGTTGGTACAACAATGGATATGAAGTTGCATGTGGGCAGACAACAGTAGTGAATAGAACAGAGTATGGGAAGGCATGTAGTGATCCTACAAAGTACATTAGTTGGGATGGAATACATTACACAGATGCTGCCAATGTCTGGTTAGCCAACTCCATTCTCAATGGCTCTTTCTCAGACCCTCCAGTTCCCGTTGAACAATCTTGCACTCACTTATCAACAAGAGTTTAA